One Archangium violaceum genomic window, CGGAATCCGGGATTCCCGCCCGGGGGGGCTCGTCGTCGTCCGCGCTTGAACAGTCTTCTTCCTTACTACGCACCGCGGCATGACTCAGCGTCTCTGGTAGACGACCACCTGCGGCGTCTCGTCCAGGTACAGCCCCGTGACCGGCGTCCTCGTTCCGTAGGACTGCCAGAGCTCGAATTCGAACTCACGGAACTCCTGGTGGTACTGGTACGCCGCCACGTCCGAGTCGAACGGCCCGCCCGGCCGGAGATCGCTCCGCAGCATCCCGTTGCGCTGGTAGTCCCGGAACGAGTAGCCGTTCACCTCGTGCAGGAAGACGCGCCCGTTGCGCGGCGCGTGCTCGTTGATCCACGGCAGCACCGCCGTCACGTTGCTCGACCAGAACTGGCGCTGCATCCCCAGCGACGCCGCGCCCGGCACGCCTCCCGCCAGCTCCGAGTAGAAGCTCGTCCCGTACGGGAACACGCGCACCAGTCCGATGAGCGCCGGCAGCATCAGCAGCGCGAAGACGGGCGCCGCCACCGCCGCCAGGGACAGCCCGGGCCAGCGCGTGCGCAGCCGCTCCACGAGTGCCTCGCAGCCCCGCGTCACCGCCACTCCCGCGAGGATGCCCAGGAACGGCATCGAGGGCAGCCAGTGCTTCACCCCGCCGAAGTGCGGCACGTTGGGGTGGCTGATGATGAGGATGGAGGCCACCGCGTGCACGCCCACCAGCACCTCCGCCATCGAGGGCGCGCGCACCAGCGAGCGCGTGCGCTCGAAGAGGCTCAGCACCGTACGCCCGGCGAGCACTCCCCAGCCCGTCACCATCGGAACGAAGAGGCTGGTGGGCACGGTGAGCGCCGTCTTCACCACCACGTACGCGAGAGGGAAGGGCGGCTCGCGCAGCACCTTGCCCAGGTAGAACCAGGCGTAGTGGTTGTGGGTGGCGTGGAAGTTCAGGTACCAGGCCGTCCGATCCACTGGCGCGTGCCAGAGGTAGGGCCAGTGCAGGTAGAAGATGATCGGCCCGCTCACCGCCATGGTCGCCATCGGCAACAGGGCGAGCGCCGTGGGCGCGTGCTTCTGGTTGAGCACGTGCAGCATCCCCAGCGAGCCCACCGCCAGAATCACGAAGAGCAGCGTGTGGGGGCTGAGCAGGAAGAACTTCCGCTGGAAGCCCTCGGGCCCGAGGCTCACCACCAGCAGCGCGTACAGCACCGCCACGGCGGCGAAGAGCCCCAGCACGCGCCACAGGCCTGTCCGTGCCTCCGGCTGGCCCTCGCTGGAGACCCACGCGCGCCACAGCGAGAAGGGCGCGAGGAGGAAGGGGAGGAAGAGCGCGTTGTGCTTCGTGCACAGCGCCAGGCCGAAGAAGACGCCGCACAGCACGCCCCAGTTCCTGTCCTCGAGCGCGCGCCAGAAGGCGTACACCACCAGCAGCCACATGGCCGCGATGGGCATGTCGAAGCAGGCCAGCTCCGCGTTGAAGTAGTGACGCGGCACCAGCAGGAAGGAGAGCGCGGCGAAGAGGCCCGGGGCACGGCCATACACCGCGCTGCCCAGCAGGAAGGTGAGGGCCGGCACCAGCGCCGCCATGGCGAAGGCCGGCAGCCGGAAGGCCGTCGCCGAGCGCATCCACCCCAGCGTGTCGTGGAA contains:
- a CDS encoding ArnT family glycosyltransferase; protein product: MTAGRAATRDERWLALGLWVLAFGVLWATEAAVGFTRDESVYFYAGESYARWFQQLFRDPARALTDTAIVRAWDFNHEHPVLMKVLFGLSHLLFHDTLGWMRSATAFRLPAFAMAALVPALTFLLGSAVYGRAPGLFAALSFLLVPRHYFNAELACFDMPIAAMWLLVVYAFWRALEDRNWGVLCGVFFGLALCTKHNALFLPFLLAPFSLWRAWVSSEGQPEARTGLWRVLGLFAAVAVLYALLVVSLGPEGFQRKFFLLSPHTLLFVILAVGSLGMLHVLNQKHAPTALALLPMATMAVSGPIIFYLHWPYLWHAPVDRTAWYLNFHATHNHYAWFYLGKVLREPPFPLAYVVVKTALTVPTSLFVPMVTGWGVLAGRTVLSLFERTRSLVRAPSMAEVLVGVHAVASILIISHPNVPHFGGVKHWLPSMPFLGILAGVAVTRGCEALVERLRTRWPGLSLAAVAAPVFALLMLPALIGLVRVFPYGTSFYSELAGGVPGAASLGMQRQFWSSNVTAVLPWINEHAPRNGRVFLHEVNGYSFRDYQRNGMLRSDLRPGGPFDSDVAAYQYHQEFREFEFELWQSYGTRTPVTGLYLDETPQVVVYQRR